GATCCTCGGAGCCGGCCGGCGGCCGGGGCATCGCGACGGACTCGTAGCCCCTGGTTTCGTTGCCGACCGGCGCGGAGCCGATCTCCTCGCGGTACTCCCGCATCAGTTCCGCGAGTGCGTCGGTGCGGCGGAGCCGCAGGACACGGATGGGTTCGAGGGCGGGGCCCTCGTGCGGCCGCCGGGGCTCGGACGGTGTCGACACGCTGCTCTCCTTCCGTCCGGGCTCGGGGGCGCCCGTCTTCGGGGATCGTCCTGCCGCTAGATACGCGGCTGCCGCGCCACGGGTTCAGAGGGAACTCGGTTCCTCCCGAGGAGTGCACTGAGTGCCATGCATACCCTTCCGGGTGCTACGTTCCCGCTCATGAGCTCCGAGAAAGCCGACGCCGGGACCGGAAAGCCGCCCATGCGGGACGCCCTGGTGGCGGCGGCCTTCCGGCTGTTCCTCGAACGGGGTTACGAGCAGACCACCATCGACGACATCGTCACGCTCGCCGGGGTCGGACGGCGCTCGTTCTTCCGCTACTTCCCGTCCAAGGAGGACGTGGTCTTCCCGGACCACGAGCGGTGCCTGGCCGACATGACGGCCTTCCTCGCGGCGGGCTCCGACGACGAGGAACCCGTGCGGCGGGTCTGCGACGCGGCCCGGCTCGTGCTGCGGATGTACGCCGAGAACCCGACGTTCTCCGTACAGCGCTACCGCCTCACCAAGAAGGTCCCGGGCCTGCGCGCCTACGAACTGTCGGTGGTGTGGCGCTACGAGCGTGCCCTCGCCGAGTATCTGCGCCGGCGTTTCGCGGCCCGCCGGGACGGCACCCTCCAGGCCGATGTGATCGCGGCGGCGGTGGTCGCGGCCCACAACAACGCGCTGCGCTCCTGGCTGCGTTCGGACGGGCAGGGCGACGCGAGCGCGACGGTGGACCACGCGCTGGCGTACGTGCAGTCCGCGTTCGGGGGCACGCCGGTGGTTCCGGCCGGGGAGCAGCCCGAGGACGTGGTGGTCGTCGTCTCGCGGCGCGGTGCGCCGTTGTGGCGGGTCGTGCAGGAGATCGAGTCGACGCTGGGACGGGGCTGAGGTCCCCACATTCGAGGGAACGGAGTGCCTTTACGAGTGGCACTGAGTGCCATACTCTGTGCTGCGTGCACGGTGGCACGGCGAACCGGGCACACCTGTGCGCGGGCGACCGCGCACACGGGATTCCGGCCGAGTGCAGGGAGTTGACCAGCGTGTACCACCACTCAGGAAGCGTCGCTCAGCAGGCAGCCGGCTCCCCGACGGGTCTGCTCGACCCGAAGGGCCCGGCCGCGGAGGCCATCCTCTTCCAGCGCTGCACCTGGTGCGGCACCGCCATGTACCACCGGGTGCTGTGTCCGGTCTGCCGGGGCAGCGAACTGCGGACGGAGCGCAGCGAGGGCGTGGGCACCGTCCGCCATTCCACCGTGGTGCACCGCAACACCCCGGCGGCCCGTAACGTCTCCCTGATCGAGATGGCCGAGGGCTTCGTCGTACGCGGCCGGGTCATGGGCCCGCTCATCGGCATCCACAGCGGGGACCGGGTGCGGCTGTCCACCGCCAAGGACCCGGTACGGGGTGAGCCGGTCTTCCAGCTGATCGACGAGCCGTACCGGGCCTGGACCTGACGGGCGGTCCGCTCACCGGATCCCGGGGAGCAGTTCGCGGGTAGGCACGGGCCGTCCCGTCTCGAAGCTCCGGTTGGCCGCGAGACCGACCGCCAGGGCGAGTGCCCCGTCGCGTTCGGTGGCCGTCGGGTGGACCGCCGCGGCGGTGTCCGCCGGGCGGGCGCGATCGGCGGGGCCGAACAGCGCGTCGAGCATGCGCGGGTCGCCGCCGCCGTGGGCCTCGTGGGCGACCGCGAGCGGCACGTCGACCGGGGGCCGCCACAGCGGGCGCAGGGTGAGGCGGGCGCCGCCCGCGTGCTCCGCCGCCGTGTCCCCGTGCACGGCACCCGCGGCCGAGGTGACCCGGGTCAGGGGCGGCTGCCAGCGGCTCTCCTCGACCTCCAGTTCCAGCCGGCCCGCGCTGCCGTTGAACATCACCCGGTAGCCCTCCCACGGGGAGTAGGCGGTCAGGTGGTACGTCATCGTCGCGCCGCGCGCGTAGCGCACCAGGACGGACATGTCGTCCTCGATGGTGATCGGCCCGTCGAAGACGTTCCGGTCGCGCAGGTAGCCGTCGTCGTGTTCGGCGTCCAGGTAGAGGGCGCGCAGGGTGTCGTTGGCCGCGAGGTCCAGGGCGAAGGGGTCGTCGGCGGCCCCGTCGGCGCCGTGGGCGCGGTCGTAGTCCCGGCGCAGTCCGTGCCGCTCCCCCGCCTCGCGGCCGTAGAAGCCGAGCCGCCCGTAGCCGAAGGCCTCCCGGGGCTCGTCGGCGAGCCACCAGTTCACCAGGTCGAAGTGGTGCGAGGACTTGTGCACCATCAGGCCGCCGCTGTGGTGCTTCTCGCGGTGCCAGCGGCGGAAGTAGTCGGCGCCGTGCCGTACGTCGAGCAGCCACTCGAAGTGGACCGACAGCACCTCGCCGATCGCGCCCTCGGCGAGCAGGGCGCGGACCTTCTCGTGCACGGGGTTGAAGCGGTAGTTGAAGGCGACGGTCAGGGAGTTGCCGGTCTCCCGGACGGTGTCGAGGATGCGGGCGCAGCGCTCGGCGTCGACGGTCATCGGTTTCTCCGTGACGACGCGGCAGCCCGCCTTCAGGGCCGGGACGATGTAGCGGTCGTGCTCGGCGTCGACGGTCGTGACGACGACCTCGTCGATGTCCTCCTCGGCGAGCAGGTCGGTGAAGCGGTCGGGCTCCCACGTGACGGCGGCCGGCGCGCCGGCCTCGGTCAGCAGCCGGTTGTGGAAGGCCATCCGCGTCGGGCTGGGGTCGCACAGCGCGGCCACGAGGTGGCCGGGGCGCTCGGCGAGGCCCCGGGTGAACAGCTGGGCCCGGTGGCCCGTGCCGACGACGGCTGCGCGCAGGACGGGAATTCGGCTCATGACAGGTGGTCTGTCCCGGGGACGGGCCGTCCACTCCCCCGGGCCGAAAGCGCTTGCTACAACCGGGTCAGCGAGTGAGGGTGACGCGGATGCCCACGGTGCCGTCCAGGCCCCGGCGCAGACGGCTGCCGAGCAGGGTGAGCCGGCCGGTGAGTCCGTACTTGCGGGCGATCAGCTGCCGGTAGCGGGCGGTGGTGGCCGGATCGCAGATCTCCGCCGTCGCGGGCACCTGTTCGCCGGTGGGGTTGCCGCGCAGGTCGCAGGGGCCGACCAGGACGTCGGCGCGGTTGCGGATCCGCTTCACCTTCCAGGAGTCGGCCGACGTCCAGGCGCCGAGCGCGTCCCCGTCGCGCACCACCCAGACCGGGGTGGCGACCGGCGTACCGTTTCGGCGGTAGCTGGTGATCAGCAGGTGCTTGCCCGCGCCCAGTCCGGCCGGCGCACTGTCGTCCATGGCGGGCAGTGTACGAGCACGACCCGCGCGGCGTACCAGCGGGTTTCAGCGCAGGGCAGCGGCCATGCGCCGCACCGCCTCCCCGATCACCTCGG
This region of Streptomyces caelestis genomic DNA includes:
- a CDS encoding TetR family transcriptional regulator — encoded protein: MRDALVAAAFRLFLERGYEQTTIDDIVTLAGVGRRSFFRYFPSKEDVVFPDHERCLADMTAFLAAGSDDEEPVRRVCDAARLVLRMYAENPTFSVQRYRLTKKVPGLRAYELSVVWRYERALAEYLRRRFAARRDGTLQADVIAAAVVAAHNNALRSWLRSDGQGDASATVDHALAYVQSAFGGTPVVPAGEQPEDVVVVVSRRGAPLWRVVQEIESTLGRG
- a CDS encoding Zn-ribbon domain-containing OB-fold protein is translated as MYHHSGSVAQQAAGSPTGLLDPKGPAAEAILFQRCTWCGTAMYHRVLCPVCRGSELRTERSEGVGTVRHSTVVHRNTPAARNVSLIEMAEGFVVRGRVMGPLIGIHSGDRVRLSTAKDPVRGEPVFQLIDEPYRAWT
- a CDS encoding Gfo/Idh/MocA family protein, whose translation is MSRIPVLRAAVVGTGHRAQLFTRGLAERPGHLVAALCDPSPTRMAFHNRLLTEAGAPAAVTWEPDRFTDLLAEEDIDEVVVTTVDAEHDRYIVPALKAGCRVVTEKPMTVDAERCARILDTVRETGNSLTVAFNYRFNPVHEKVRALLAEGAIGEVLSVHFEWLLDVRHGADYFRRWHREKHHSGGLMVHKSSHHFDLVNWWLADEPREAFGYGRLGFYGREAGERHGLRRDYDRAHGADGAADDPFALDLAANDTLRALYLDAEHDDGYLRDRNVFDGPITIEDDMSVLVRYARGATMTYHLTAYSPWEGYRVMFNGSAGRLELEVEESRWQPPLTRVTSAAGAVHGDTAAEHAGGARLTLRPLWRPPVDVPLAVAHEAHGGGDPRMLDALFGPADRARPADTAAAVHPTATERDGALALAVGLAANRSFETGRPVPTRELLPGIR
- a CDS encoding PPOX class F420-dependent oxidoreductase is translated as MDDSAPAGLGAGKHLLITSYRRNGTPVATPVWVVRDGDALGAWTSADSWKVKRIRNRADVLVGPCDLRGNPTGEQVPATAEICDPATTARYRQLIARKYGLTGRLTLLGSRLRRGLDGTVGIRVTLTR